The nucleotide sequence GGAAAGGTTTTTCAGTTCTTGCAGTGCATTTTGTCTGTGGTTTTCAATATCTCGATGATTTTGCTCAATACTTTTTACGGCATCCTGAAGTTCTTCAATAATCTGACGAGCCTCCATTTCAGCCTGTTCAATCATGGCTCTTGCCTTGTTCTTGGATTCACTAAGGAGTCCTTCAGCATTCATCTTAGTCTCCTTCATGTGAAGTTCAGCAGCTTTATTTGCCTGCTCAATCACATTGGCACCCGTGTCTTCAGCTGTCTTGAGAGTCTTGTAAAGTGAACTCTCTACTTCTCTGAGTTTCTCAACCTCTTTCTCTGCTTGTTTTAGCTTGAGTGTTAGCTCTTTGTTTTCTTCCAGCACACGTTCCCACTCATTGGAAAGTGACTGTAGAAAAGCGCTGACCTCATCTTTATCATATCCTCTAAGTTTCTTTTCAAAGTCTTTCTGGCGAATTTCCAGCGGCGTTATCTTCATTCTGCAAATTTAATTTCCCAAACGGAGATCGAACGATCATCGCTACAAGTTACTAACAAGTCGTGATAATTCATCCATAGAAGCTTATTAACGCTATTTCCATGTCCTGCGTGCCTATGCTTATCTAATACTTTTAATAATTTGAAATTGTGCGCATCCCATAGCTTCACCGCTTTATCCATACTTGCAGTTACAAAGTGTCTACCATCGTTACTAAAAATCACGTCATTGATTGTATATAAATGTGCTGCGATAGACTCTCTTAGCAAATATTCAGCTTCAGTATCCCAAACTTTAAGATGTGCATCTCTGCCTGCAGAGATCATATATTTTCCAGATGGATGAAACTTAGAAGTAAATACGGAATTTTTATGACCTTTCAACTCACGGGTTATCTTAAGAGTTTCTGAATCTATAATCCGCGTAATATGATCACTAAACGCTATTGCAATGGTTTCGCCGAAAACATCGAAACTACGTACACGTTGATCTGAAAATTTTAGTCGGTTTTCTATTGCTAAATTTTTATTCAAAAGAACAATTTCCCCATTTGATAAACCTGCCCAAATCAAGTCATCAATCAATTCAAAGTCGAAGATTTGAAATTCTCCAAGCTGAACTGACTTAACTTCTTTTTTTGATTTTAAACTAATCTTATGAATACCTTGACCATTTTGTCCAACGTATAAAAAATCTTCTTTTGAATCGTATAGGAGTGCATAAACTGATCCAGGAATTTTTACAATAACCTCTCCTTCATCTGGTGATTTTAGATCCCATAAGACCACCATGCCATCACCTCCTGCTGAAACAAACCGATGATCATCAAGCTTGCATAGCGTATAAATACTATCGTTATGCCCGAGAAATGTATGTAGCTTTTTTGCGCTTATATTACTCATTTGGAGCACAAAAGTATTACAATTGCTTTATGCCATTGCTATTAAACAAACAGATAGATACGGATTCCGCCTATGCTGTTTGGAACATTCAAGAGACTTTTTTAGAACTACCCTATCTTTCTCCAGAACCTTTCCCTGTTGATTTAAATCCAGTAAGGCAGGCTGAGTGGATCGTTGGTCGGATCTTAGTAAAAACTCTTTGCGAAAAGTTCGATATTAAATATGATGGAATAGGTAAACATGAAAACGGTAAACCATTCCTTAATAATAGCGATGTTCATATATCAATTTCACATTCATTTCCTATAGCTGCTGCCATGATTCATCTTCGAAAATCTTGCGGAATAGATATGGAGCGACCTAGAGATAAGCATAATTATGTGAAGATGAAATACCTGCATACTTCTGAAATGGAGCATCAGAACGACTTGGAAAAGCTCTGTACTATCTGGTGTGCAAAAGAGGTCATCTACAAAATTTTCGGGCGTAAGTTTTTAAGTCTGAAAGATGAGATAAAGGTTTCTTTTGAATCTGATCGTATGATCAAAGGCGAAATACTCAAGAAAGGACATGAAGACACTCATGAAATCCACTATGAATGGGTCAAAGAGTATCTCCTTGCCTATGGTATTTAGCCTATTCGTCCTTTAAAACATTTACAGGGTTTGTTTTTGCAGCTTGAAAAGATTTGAAACTCACTGTAAGTACTCCTATTACAAACGTGATAAGGCCTGAAGCAATGAACACCAAGGGATCAAGTGTTGTCTGAAATTCGAAATTTTCGAGCCATTGCGTTCCGTAGTAGTATCCAAACGGAATGGATAAAACAAATGCAATAAGCATCAATTTTGAATAATCTTTCGAAAGAAGAACAAGAATCTGAGCTATGGAAGCGCCATGCACCTTTCGAACTCCAATTTCCCTAGATCTGCGCTCTATCGTGTAGGCAGAAAGACCAAAGAGACCTAAGCATGAAATAAAGATGGCTATCACAGAAAAGATATTAGCCAACTTGCTTACAGTCAATTCACTCTCATAGCTTGCGTCATAGGCTTCACTTATAAATTCGTAATCAAAGTCAGCTGATGGGTTAAGTGTTCTCGTCACTTGTTCGATCTCAGACAAGGTTTCTCCCACATTTCCCTTGATTTTGATTAGAGACAGATGTGCTGAAGAGGGGTCAATACAACTGATGATCAATGGAGCTATCGGTTCGTGCATGTTTCTCATATGAAAGTTTTTGGCCACTCCTACAATTTTTCCATTGATGCCCCAAAAAGAAAGATCCTTATCTATTGGATCATCAAAACCCATCAGCTCTGCAGCTACTTCGTTAATAATAAAATTAGTAGAGTCGGTAAGCTGATTTGAAAAGGCACGACCTGCCACCATTTCTATCCCCATGGTTTCAATGAAATCTTCATCGGAAAGAATCACGTTAATTTCGTATCCTTCAGATGGGCTTTTACCTGTCCAGCTGGCAGAACTTGTTGATCTGCCATAGTCAATGGGATTCCCTGATGCTGCAGTCACATGCTTAACTTCTGGTATCTTTTTTAATTCATTTTTATAGGTATCTAACCGGTCGGATAAATCTCCACCCATATACACAGCTACCAAGTTTTCTCTATCGACTCCTAAATCCTTATTCAACACAAAATCTATTTGTTTATACACCACAGAGGTGCCGATAATCAAAAGAGTGGAGATAGCAAATTGAAAAACTACAAGTCCTTTTCTGAAATAAGAACTAGCTGAAGACTGCTTGATCAGTCCTTTCAGTGACTCGATGATGTTTAAACCTGGAAGCAATAGTGCTGGGTAGCTTCCTGAAAGCAAAGCAGTAACCAACGTAATTCCGAAGAGAAAATACCAGGTTTGTAGCTGTGTGAAATCAATCGCCAAGGATTTATTTACCAGATCATTGTAAAAAGGAAGTAGTAATAGGACTACAACTATAGAAAGCAAGACGGATATTGTTGTAAAAGTCAATGCTTCTACATAAAACTGTATTCCTATGGAAGTTCGCTGAGCACCCATCACCTTTCTTAGTCCTATTTCTTTGGATCTTCGACCAGATCTAGCCGTGGCGAGGTTCATGAAATTCACACATGCAACGATCAGTATAAATATTGCTACTATGGTCATGATTCTCACATAATCAATTCGGCCTCCATCTATCACTCCATTTTCGAAATTGGAATAGAGGTAATAGTCCTGGAATTTGTGAACAATTAATGTTTCATCACCAGCATTGTTATTTCCTTTTGAATGATCCTTTATCTCATTAAAAATTCGCTTTTTAAAATTTTCTAATTTTAAAGGATCGTTTAATGTGAAATACACACTAAATGAGCCATTCCCCCAATCATTTACCCAGTCATTTTCACTAATGAAAGCTTGCGCAGAGGCTAGCCATTCAAAGTCTAAGGAAGAGTCAGTTCCCATATCTTCAAACACACCTTTCACCGTAAGAGTATAATCATCTTCAAGCTTTATTGTTGATCCACTCACCTCGTTTTTCCAGTTTTCTCCGAACTTCTTAATAGCCAAAGATTTTGAAATAACAATCGAAGATTGATCTACGAAAGCCGTTTGCTTGTCGCCAACCAAAAAATTCAAGCTGAAAATATTAAGAAATTCCTGACTAGCCATTCTTCCCGCTTCTGTGGTCATGCCCTCTCCCTCACCTATATCATATCTCACTGCTCTACTAAGCAAGGCTACTTGATCTATTTCCGGATATTCATCCTTCATTAAGTCAGCGGCAGGTTTAGGTATGGTGTTAGTCGTTTGTACCATACCATTGGATTGTCTCATATTTCTGAACAATTGATAAATTTTATCGCCATTTGTATGGAATTTATCAATGGTTACTTCGTCATTGACCCATAGCAGAATAAGTATACTGGATGCTATTCCCACAACAAGTCCTAGTAAGTTTAGCAGTGTAAAACCTTTATATCGTAGTGCATTTCTGCGTGCAATTTTTAAGTAATTATTTAGCATGGCATAATTGATTAGTCGTTGAGTTATTTCGATATTTTTTATCATTCCTGGCCTGAAGAGCAATAGCACATCAAGCATAAATAGTAGTTGAGCTTTTATTTTTTTCTTTTCAAGTCTTCTTTCATAAAGCTCTGCCAGATCTCCCTCTACATCCTCCAACATACGAGGTTTGCAGAATAATCTTAAGAATTTCAGAGGAAGAGCAGGTAGTGATATTTTCTTGTGATCACTCATCCAAATTTGAAGTCAAACGCTACTGATGGAATTGCTTCCCAAAGTTGGTCGCGCGCATCTTTCACCTGATCAAGTGCACTTTTTCCTTCTGGAGTAACTAAATAATATCTCTTTCTTTTTCCTCCTCTTACTGCAGTGGTTTCACCAAATTGAGACTTTAGAAATCCCTTCTTCTCTAGTCTGTTCAGGGCAGTTCTCATGGCTCCAACACTTACTTTTCGTTTAAGGCGATTTTCAATTTCATCTTTGATGGAGATACCGTAAGCATTTTCATATAGTACAGCTACAGTGAGCATTACTACTTCCTCAAACTCTCCTATTGAATGTTTTCCCATAGAATTTTTATTTAAATCCTAAAAGTAATTAAAATATTTAAGTCCTAAACGTAGCTTTTATTGAAAGGTTATTCCAACAAAGATTATGAGCCGCTAAAAGCAGGGTTCTACTTATCTAGATCAGGGATAAATTGATATTCTGGTTTTCTAACCATTTCTCTGATATTATGGATGGCTGTAAGCGGGCTATCAAATAGGAATATATTAGCAATCCAAGCAGGAATTCCTGAAGCATCACCTACGGCACTATAGGTCATTCTTGTTTTGCCGTCTTCTTCTTTGAGTAGCCAATAACCTTCAGATTGTGATACTCTGATAGTCTTTTTTTTCTCCGGGATGAGGTCGGCTGCATTAGTTACTTCTATAAATATGCCATCATCTCTGCTTTCCGTAATAAATCCGTTAATGATATCTCTTCGATAGAATGGCCAAGGGAGCTTGAAAACAATTCGTCTCATTTGAATAGAATCATTTTGACTTAAAACCTCCCCCTCTTCGCAATCAGGATACCATTTATCATAATTTTCAATATCGATTATTACATTATAGACCGTGAAAAGACTAGCATCTATCAATCCAGAAGCCTTAAAAGCTTTTAACTCGTAACCTTCAATTGATTTACTAAAAACCTCAACACCGTATTTTGTTTTTTCAAGTTTCCAACCTTCTTCTGATATAAGACGGGGATGTTGGGCTGAAACGCAAAAAGAAAAAATTAAATATGCTACAATTTGCCGCAGAAAATATCCTCTCATAAGCTGAAATACTGATCGTCCATCTTCTGAAGGATCAGCTTAATTTCATCTGCCTTGTGATAATCACCAAGTTTTTCAAAGGATACAATAAGGTTTCTCAGGGCTCTAAGAATGATATCAAGGTTTGAGCATGGATCATAGAAAATATCTTGTTTTTCTAGCTGTAAGCTTTCTAGGTAATTGTCAATATCATCTCGAGTGAAAATGAGTCCTCTGTTGAATACGTTGATATAAAAAGAATCTTCACCTATTTGATAAGTGAGGATAAAAAGGTTTGGGAGATTTACGCCATAAATCGGCAATTCCATTTTTTGAGCAAGCAAGAGGTAAATAGCACACAATGAAATCGGATTCCCTTTTTTTGTCTCAAGTACCGAGTTTATCATCGAGTTTGCTGGAGAATGGAAGTTCTTGGTATTCGCTCTGAATTTGAATTTATTGAAGAAAATTTCGTTGAAGATTTTCACTCGATCATTGGGAGTCATTTCGTCTTCCATATGTCTCCAGAGTTCATGATAAAATTGCTCAATTTCTTCCTTTATATCAGCAATTTCTAAGTCAGGATACAAATACGTAGCTACTATCCAAAGACCTTCTAGCAAGTCTTTTGATCCGTTTTCCTTCCACTCCAAGAAACGCTCCTTGAGCAATTCAAACTGAAGTTCATGGACTAAATCTTCAATTTTATTTTGAATGATCGGGTTAAATGTGCTTTCCCATTCTTGTTCTAAAAGTGGGATAATACTCGTCCCAATTGACATAATCTTGTTTTCTACATGGGACACTACCTCTCCGTCCTCATCATCTAGTAGAACAACTAAAGCTTTTATTTCAGATTCTTTAAGCAAGGAATAAATTTATCAAGTTTGAATAACACCTACATTCATCCGTTCTTCAATAGGAGCATGGTTGGCCATTTCAATCCCTTTGGAAATCACATTGCGTGTTTCTTTGGGATCGATAATTCCATCCACCCAAAGTCGAGAAGCTGCGTAATATGGGCTAAGCTTTTCATTGTAGGAATCTTCGATTTTCTTAAGTTGAGCTTGTTTTTCCTCTTCGGTAAGTTCTTTTCCTTTCGCTTTAGCTGAGGCAATTTCAATTTGGAGTAATGTTTTTGCAGCAGAGCCTCCACTCATGACTGCAATTTCTGCAGTTGGCCATGCATAAATCAATCTTGGATCGTATGCTTTACCGCACATGGCATAATTCCCCGCTCCATAAGAACTGCCCATCACAATGCTGAATTTTGGAACTACTGAATTCGAAACAGCATTAACCATTTTGGCACCATCCTTAATAATGCCCCCATGTTCCGATCTAGAGCCAACCATAAAACCATTCACATCATGTAAAAAAACCAAGGGAATCTTACGCTGATTACAGTTCATGATAAACCTTGCTGCCTTATCTGCTGAATCTGAATAGATGACTCCTCCTAGCTGCATTTCTCCTTTTTTGGTTTTCACAACCTTGCGCTGATTCGCAACTATCCCGACACTCCACCCATCTACACGTCCGTATCCACATACAATTGATTTACCATAAAGCTCTTTGTATTGATCAAAGTCTGAATCATCTACCAAGCATTTGATCACTTCAACCATGTCATATTGAACTCCTCGATTGGCAGGGAACTCTCCATAAATATCCTCCAACTTCTTTGCTGGGAATTTACTTTCTGCTCTGTTAAATCCAGCTGTTTTGGGTGCTCCAGCCTTATCAAATATTTTCTTTATTGCATCAAGTGCTGCTTTATCATCCTCATATTTATTATCTGTCACACCAGATATTTCACAATGAGTTGTTGCCCCTCCAAGTGTTTCATTATCAATATCTTCACCAACAGCTGATTTCACTAAATAGCTTCCTGCTAAGAAAACAGAGCCTGTGCCATCCACAATCAGAGCCTCATCTGCCATAATAGGCAAGTAAGCTCCTCCAGCAACACAGCTTCCCATGATCGCAGCTATTTGAATGATGCCTTTTGAAGACATAATCGCATTATTCCTGAATTGTCTTCCAAAATGTTCTTTGTCAGGAAAAATTTCATCCTGCATAGGAAGAAACACACCTGCGCTATCCACTAAGTAGATAATTGGTATATCATTTTCTATCGAAATCTCTTGAGCGCGAAGATTTTTCTTAGCAGTCATTGGAAACCATGCTCCAGCCTTGACCGTTGCGTCATTAGCGACAATCATACATTGTCTTCCTGAAACTTTTCCTAAGCCCGTTACCACTCCTGCAGATGGGCACCCCCCCACTTCTTTATACATTCCATCAGCTGCAAATGCTCCAATTTCAAGAAAATCGTTGGGATCATCTATTAAATAATCAATCCTTTCTCTGGCAGTGAGTTTTCCTTTCTTGTGATGAGATTCGATCTTTTTTTCTCCTCCACCAAGTTGTACCTTCTTGAAACGCTCACCTAGCTGATACACTAATTGTTTATTAGCGTCTTCATTTTTGTTGAATTGGATATTCATGTATTCTACTTTCCGTCTTGAGAGACCCCTTTCAATTTCTTATTCTTGCGACCGAGTGGTCCCATGAAATCTTTAGGATAATTATTAAAATGAATGATTAACTCGTCCATGTCAACCAACAATTTGTTCAGGTTATTATATACCGAATCATTATTCAACATTTTCCCTATTGTACCTTCGTCAGATTGAATGTCAAGAAGTAGATTGTTCACATGATCGAGAGACTTGTTAACCTTAGACAAAGTCTCTCCTAGAGGCACAGCATTGAGCGAATCAATAAGCAATTTTGATCCAATTAAAACACTATCCAATTGATCAGATCTGTCTTTTATACTGATTAAAAGGTTATTAGTATTTCGAATAGTTCCTTCAATATTTAGTTTTTCCGCTTTATTTGTAAGAGTTCCTATTGAATACTTAAGTGTATCTACAGTTCCTTTGATATCTGTTTCGTTTAACTGATCAAGAAGTGTATTTAATTTCGTAATCGTAGTATTAAGGTTATCAGCTACCGGCTCAAATTGAGCCAGCATGCCCCCATCCATCTCAGATGCGAGTGTATCACCTGGTTGAATTGGAGTAACCGATTGCCCCACATCCAGTACTATTGCTTTCCCTCCAAATAGGCCATCATTAGAAAGTCGAGCTGATGCATCTTCACTAATCATAAGACCTTCATCTATATCTAAAGCAACTACGATATATCCTTTGGATTGCTTCAATTCAAATCCACTTACCCTGCCAACAGGCAAGCCATTGAAGTAGATAGGGTTGGAGACATTTAATCCAGATACATTGTTATACTTCGCATAGTATCTGTTTGAGGGTG is from Marinobacter alexandrii and encodes:
- a CDS encoding 4'-phosphopantetheinyl transferase superfamily protein → MPLLLNKQIDTDSAYAVWNIQETFLELPYLSPEPFPVDLNPVRQAEWIVGRILVKTLCEKFDIKYDGIGKHENGKPFLNNSDVHISISHSFPIAAAMIHLRKSCGIDMERPRDKHNYVKMKYLHTSEMEHQNDLEKLCTIWCAKEVIYKIFGRKFLSLKDEIKVSFESDRMIKGEILKKGHEDTHEIHYEWVKEYLLAYGI
- a CDS encoding ABC transporter permease; translated protein: MSDHKKISLPALPLKFLRLFCKPRMLEDVEGDLAELYERRLEKKKIKAQLLFMLDVLLLFRPGMIKNIEITQRLINYAMLNNYLKIARRNALRYKGFTLLNLLGLVVGIASSILILLWVNDEVTIDKFHTNGDKIYQLFRNMRQSNGMVQTTNTIPKPAADLMKDEYPEIDQVALLSRAVRYDIGEGEGMTTEAGRMASQEFLNIFSLNFLVGDKQTAFVDQSSIVISKSLAIKKFGENWKNEVSGSTIKLEDDYTLTVKGVFEDMGTDSSLDFEWLASAQAFISENDWVNDWGNGSFSVYFTLNDPLKLENFKKRIFNEIKDHSKGNNNAGDETLIVHKFQDYYLYSNFENGVIDGGRIDYVRIMTIVAIFILIVACVNFMNLATARSGRRSKEIGLRKVMGAQRTSIGIQFYVEALTFTTISVLLSIVVVLLLLPFYNDLVNKSLAIDFTQLQTWYFLFGITLVTALLSGSYPALLLPGLNIIESLKGLIKQSSASSYFRKGLVVFQFAISTLLIIGTSVVYKQIDFVLNKDLGVDRENLVAVYMGGDLSDRLDTYKNELKKIPEVKHVTAASGNPIDYGRSTSSASWTGKSPSEGYEINVILSDEDFIETMGIEMVAGRAFSNQLTDSTNFIINEVAAELMGFDDPIDKDLSFWGINGKIVGVAKNFHMRNMHEPIAPLIISCIDPSSAHLSLIKIKGNVGETLSEIEQVTRTLNPSADFDYEFISEAYDASYESELTVSKLANIFSVIAIFISCLGLFGLSAYTIERRSREIGVRKVHGASIAQILVLLSKDYSKLMLIAFVLSIPFGYYYGTQWLENFEFQTTLDPLVFIASGLITFVIGVLTVSFKSFQAAKTNPVNVLKDE
- a CDS encoding helix-turn-helix transcriptional regulator, which encodes MGKHSIGEFEEVVMLTVAVLYENAYGISIKDEIENRLKRKVSVGAMRTALNRLEKKGFLKSQFGETTAVRGGKRKRYYLVTPEGKSALDQVKDARDQLWEAIPSVAFDFKFG
- a CDS encoding SRPBCC family protein; this translates as MRGYFLRQIVAYLIFSFCVSAQHPRLISEEGWKLEKTKYGVEVFSKSIEGYELKAFKASGLIDASLFTVYNVIIDIENYDKWYPDCEEGEVLSQNDSIQMRRIVFKLPWPFYRRDIINGFITESRDDGIFIEVTNAADLIPEKKKTIRVSQSEGYWLLKEEDGKTRMTYSAVGDASGIPAWIANIFLFDSPLTAIHNIREMVRKPEYQFIPDLDK
- a CDS encoding transglutaminase-like domain-containing protein, which produces MLKESEIKALVVLLDDEDGEVVSHVENKIMSIGTSIIPLLEQEWESTFNPIIQNKIEDLVHELQFELLKERFLEWKENGSKDLLEGLWIVATYLYPDLEIADIKEEIEQFYHELWRHMEDEMTPNDRVKIFNEIFFNKFKFRANTKNFHSPANSMINSVLETKKGNPISLCAIYLLLAQKMELPIYGVNLPNLFILTYQIGEDSFYINVFNRGLIFTRDDIDNYLESLQLEKQDIFYDPCSNLDIILRALRNLIVSFEKLGDYHKADEIKLILQKMDDQYFSL
- a CDS encoding acyl-CoA carboxylase subunit beta — protein: MNIQFNKNEDANKQLVYQLGERFKKVQLGGGEKKIESHHKKGKLTARERIDYLIDDPNDFLEIGAFAADGMYKEVGGCPSAGVVTGLGKVSGRQCMIVANDATVKAGAWFPMTAKKNLRAQEISIENDIPIIYLVDSAGVFLPMQDEIFPDKEHFGRQFRNNAIMSSKGIIQIAAIMGSCVAGGAYLPIMADEALIVDGTGSVFLAGSYLVKSAVGEDIDNETLGGATTHCEISGVTDNKYEDDKAALDAIKKIFDKAGAPKTAGFNRAESKFPAKKLEDIYGEFPANRGVQYDMVEVIKCLVDDSDFDQYKELYGKSIVCGYGRVDGWSVGIVANQRKVVKTKKGEMQLGGVIYSDSADKAARFIMNCNQRKIPLVFLHDVNGFMVGSRSEHGGIIKDGAKMVNAVSNSVVPKFSIVMGSSYGAGNYAMCGKAYDPRLIYAWPTAEIAVMSGGSAAKTLLQIEIASAKAKGKELTEEEKQAQLKKIEDSYNEKLSPYYAASRLWVDGIIDPKETRNVISKGIEMANHAPIEERMNVGVIQT
- a CDS encoding MlaD family protein; its protein translation is MSKEFKIGLITIISGALLYYGFNFLRGSDLFSPSNRYYAKYNNVSGLNVSNPIYFNGLPVGRVSGFELKQSKGYIVVALDIDEGLMISEDASARLSNDGLFGGKAIVLDVGQSVTPIQPGDTLASEMDGGMLAQFEPVADNLNTTITKLNTLLDQLNETDIKGTVDTLKYSIGTLTNKAEKLNIEGTIRNTNNLLISIKDRSDQLDSVLIGSKLLIDSLNAVPLGETLSKVNKSLDHVNNLLLDIQSDEGTIGKMLNNDSVYNNLNKLLVDMDELIIHFNNYPKDFMGPLGRKNKKLKGVSQDGK